GTGGCACGGGCCATCGACCATATCGTCCATGCGGTGCACGACCTCGATGCCGCCGCCGATCTCTATCGGCGGCTCGGCTTTCAGGTCGGCGCCCGCAACACGCATCCGCGCGACTGGGGCACACAGAACCACGTCATCCAGCTCCCAGGCGTTTATATCGAACTGCTCGCCATGGCGGACGCCACGGAGATGGCTCCGCACAGCCCGCGGTTCTTTTCGTTCGGCGCCTTCAATCGCGATTTCCTGAAACGAGGGCAAGGGCCTTCCATGCTGGTGCTGGAAGGTCGCGGCGCGCCGGACGTGGAAACATTTCGCGCAGCCGGCATCGGCGATTTCGACTTGTACGAATTCCAACGGGAAGGCCGCCGTCCCGACGACACAACCGTCAAGCTTGCGTTCGCGCTGGCCTTTGCATCGAACAAGCTCGCCCCGGATACGGGCTTCTTCAGCATCCTGCATCGCCATCCTGAGAACTTCTGGAATCCGGTATTCCAGAAGCATCCCAACACCGCAACGGCGATCGCCGGCGTCGTTCTCGTGGCAGACAATCCCAGCGATCATCGGGCCTTTCTGGAAGCCTTCGCCGGTCCACGCGGCCTCGTTTCGGGTTCGTCCGGAATCAGCATCAAGACGCATCACGGGGAAATCCAGGTGATGCGACCCGGCGTGTTCCTCGACCGCTTCGGCACCGAGCCGCCAACCATGGAACGCGGCGCGCGGCTGGCCGCAATCCGCTTTGCGTTCCGTGATCTCGATGCGGCCACGGAGCAAGTGAAGACCGCGGCTACAATCAGTTCCAGCCGCATGGGCTATATCGCCCTCGGTCCTGACAACGCCTTGGGCGCAACCCTGATGTTCGAACGGATTTGAGCGTTGACCCAGCGGCCCGGTGCCGCCATGGTCCGCGCGAGGCACCGATGGACGCATCTCTTCTTCCCAACGCCACAGTCGAGGTGCGCAGCGCGCGCTTCGGCAACGCCTTGCCGCTTTCGCTGATCGCCGGCCCCTGCCAGATGGAAAGCCGCGCTCATGCTCTGGAGATGGCAACGGCGCTGAAGGAAATCGCGGCGCGGCTCAAGATCGGCCTCGTCTACAAGACATCATTCGACAAGGCGAACCGCACCTCGGCCAAAAGCGCGCGAGGCTTGGGCCTCGATCAGGCGCTGCCGGTGTTCGCCGAAATCCGCTCCAGCCTCGGCCTGCCGGTGCTCACCGACGTGCACGAGATCGAGCAATGCGCCCGCGCGGCGCAAGCTGTCGACGTGCTGCAAATCCCCGCGTTCCTCTGCCGGCAGACCGATCTGCTGATCGCAGCGGCGAGCACCGACAAGACCGTCAACGTCAAGAAAGGCCAGTTCCTCGCGCCCTGGGACATGAAGAACGTGGTGGCCAAGATCACCGGCGCGGGCAACCGCAACGTGCTGGTGACCGAGCGCGGCGCTTCGTTCGGCTACAACACGCTCGTGTCCGACATGCGCGCGCTGCCCATTCTGGCCCGCGACACCGGCGCGCCGGTGATCTTCGACGCCACCCATTCGGTGCAGCAGCCGGGCGGGCAGGGCACCTCATCGGGCGGCGAGCGCGAATTCGTGCCGGTGCTCGCCCGCGCCGCGGTCGCGGTCGGCGTTGCCGGCGTGTTCATCGAGACTCATCAGGATCCCGACAAGGCGCCGTCCGACGGGCCCAATATGGTGCCGCTGCGAGACCTCGAGGCGCTGCTGCGCCGGCTGATCGCCTTCGATAAGCTTGCGAAGTCAGACGATGCGAGCCAGGGCAAGGTCTGACGACGGACGAGGCCTGCCATCACTCCACTTCTGAAAATCGTCGCTCTGGTCGTTTTCGCCCAGACGATCTTCACCCGCGCGGTCGATCCGGTCATTCCGATGATCGCGACAGACCTCGCGATCGACGTGAAGACCGCGGCGCTGCTCTCGACTGCCTTCGCGTTTCCTTATGCGCTGGTGCAGCCGCTCCTCGGCATCACCGCCGACTTTCTCGGCAAGACCCGCCTGATGAACATCTGCGTGCTGGTGATGGCGCTCGCTTCGCTGGTCTGCGCGATTTCGTCGAGCTTCCCGGTTCTGGTTGCGATGCGGGTGGTCGCGGGCCTGGTCGCGGGCGGCGTGTTTCCTGTGGCGATGGCCCTGGTTGGCGATCTCGTGCCAATCAATCAGCGCCAGGTCGCGATCGCGCGGCTCCTCGGCATTGCGCTGACCGCCAACGTGCTCGGCGCATCGGTCGCGGGCGTGATCGGCGACCTGTTCGGCTGGCGCGGCGTGTTCGCCATTCTCGGCACGTTCTCGCTGCTGGTCGCGCTGTCGGCGTTCTTCGCCTTCCGCAACTTCGTCCAGCCCAAGCCGCAGCCGTTCAACCGCGCCGCCGTGGCCGCAAATTTCCGCGACATCCTTTCTGACCCACGCGCCAAATTCTGCTTCGGCGCGGTGTTCCTGGAGGCGCTCTTCATCCACGGCCTGTTTCCCTACATCGGCCTGCTGCTTCGGGAGATCGGCGAGACCCGGGCTTCGATTGCGGGCCTTCTGATTGCCTGCTTCGCGATCGGCGGCATCGGCTACTCACTGACCGCCCAGCACGTGGTCGCGCGCGTATCGGACCGCAAGCTGATGCTGCTCGGCGGCACTCTGGCCGGCAGCTGCCTTGCACTCATGGCGTTTCACTTTTCCTGGCAAGTGCAGATCGCGATTTTCACGGTGTTCGGCCTGGGCTTCTATCTGCTGCACAGCTGCATCCAGGTCCACGTCACCGATCTGTCGCAAACCGCACGGGGCGCCGCAGCCTCGCTGCATTCGTCGTCGTTCTATTTCGGTCAGGCGATCGGCCCGGTGGTCTATGGCTTCGGCTTTGCGCATGGCGGCCCGGAGCCGACGATTCTGTTCGGCGCGCTGGTGGTGTTCGGTGTCGGCATCATGTGCTGGCGGTTCCTGCGCCGGAAAACGTGAACGGGCGTCAGGCTGGATAGGAGGGTTGCGCAATCCGGCCTAGCGCGGGCGGCGCTGCCATTGTTCAAAGCGCGCCAATGAATCGCACCTTCAACATTATCGGCTTCCTGGTTTTCGCCTCGTCATTGAGTGTTCGGACCATCGACCCGGTGGTGCCGCAAATAGCGGCAGATCTCGGAATCTCGCCAACCACGGCAGCCATGCTCACCGCAGGCTTTGCGGCCTACGGCCTCGCACAGCCCGTGCTCGGTCCGATCGCCGACGCCTTTGGCAAGGCGCGGATCATGACCATTTGCCTGCTGCTGCTGGCGGTCTCATCGTTTCTGTCGGCCATCGTCACCGACTTCTGGCTGCTGTTTGCGCTCCGCGTTGTCTCCGGCGCTGCTTGCGGCGGCAGCTTCCCTGTGGCCATGGCGATCATTTCGGACCTTGTGCCGCTCGCGCAGCGCCAGGTGGCGATCGGGCGGCTTCTGGCTGCCACTATTTCGGGCAACCTTCTCGGCGCCGCCGTCTCCGGCGTGGTCGCCGACTTCATCCACTGGCGCAGCATGTTCGTCGGCTTGGGCGTGATCAGCGTTGCCGCGACGCTGCTCGGCATCTACGGCCTGCGCGACCTGCCGCCCAGCGAGCCGCAGCCGCTCGACGTGCGCTCGGTGCTCGCGCGCAACCGCGCGATCTTCGCGATCCGCGCGGCTCGCATCTGTTACGGCACCGTGGCGTTGGAAGCGCTGTTCCTGTTCGGCATCTTTCCATATGTCTCGGTTCTGCTCGCCAAAAGCGGCGAGCCGCGCGCGTCGATTGCGGGACTTGTGGTCGCGGCCTTCGCGGTCGGCGGCATGGTCTATTCGCTCAGCGTCCGGCGTCTGCTCCAGATCCTCGGCCAGAAGCAGATCATGATGGCGGGCGGACTGTTCGCAGCGCTGGGCCTCGCCATCGTCGCCACCAGCCCGCCGTGGCAGGTGCAGGCGGTCGCCTTCGCCGTGATGGGGCTCGGGTTCTACATGCTCCACGCCAGCATCCAGGTTTACGTCACCGAGTTCGCGCCCGCAGCGCGCAGCTCGGCGGTGGCGTTCCACACATTCTCGTTCTTCATCGGCGGCGGTATCAGCCCGGTGGCCTATGGCATCGGCCTCGAGCGGCTCGGGACCGGCATCACGCTGTCGATCGCGGCGGCCGCGATGGTGCTGATCGGGATCGTCAGCGCGCAGCTTCTGGTGAAGCCGCGTCCGACTTAGCCGCGTCCGCGATAAGGCGGGACGCCCTGGTCCGGCACCCAGACCCCGCCCGGCAGCTTGCCGGTCTGCCAGTAGATATCGATCGGGATGCCGCCGCGCGGATACCAGTAGCCGCCGATCCGGAGCCACTTGGGCTTGAGCAGGCCTGCGATCCGCTTGCCGATGCCGACCGTGCAGTCCTCGTGGAATGCGCCGGTGTTGCGGAAGCTCGCGAGATAAAGCTTCAGCGACTTCGACTCCAAAAGCCATTTCCCGGGCGCGTAGTCGATCACGAAATGGGCGAAATCCGGCTGGCCCGTGATCGGGCACATGCAGGTGAACTCAGGCGCGGTGAAACGCGACACATAGTCGGTGTCCGGATGCGGGTTCGGCACACGGTCGAGCACGGCCTCCTCGGGCGAGGCGGGCTGTGGCACCGGCCGGCCGAGCAGCAACGGACCGTCGGAGGTCTGGGCTTTGCGAGACTTTGGACTGCGAGGCATCGCGCTATGAGTAACCGATCGGCAACCGCGGGCAAGCAAATCCGGCCCATGTCACGCCCGCGTCACGCCCGCATCACTGCGGCGTGTGATACTATAAATTTACAACCAGGGCTCATCTCATGCCAGTCATTGCTCTGATCCTCAGCACCCTGTTTTTCTGGGCGATCTACTGGTTCTTCCGCATGGGCGGCCTGGAACACATCCAGCAGGCGAGGGCTCAGCGCCGCGATGCCGAGCGCAAACGCAAGGCGCTGGAAAGCCAGCGCAGTGCGCCCATGCAGGCTGTCGACGATCCGCGCGACGCCGCGCTTGTTCTGATGCTGTTGATCGCGCGCAATTCGGATGCGCCGAGCCGCGAGCAGTACGCGGCGATCGAGGACCACGCGCGCCGTGTGTTCGGCTTCGAGCACGATCTTGCCGAGCGCATGACCCACGCGCGCTTCGTGGCAAGCCGCGCCGAAAGTTTCGAACAGGCGTTCGGTCTGTTCGGCAACCTGTTTCGCGCGCGGCTGACCGAGGCCGAGCGCCGCGAACTGGTCGACATGGTCGAGGCCATCGCCACCCTCGACGGGCCCTCGGAGCCGCAGCGCGACGCCATCGACACGCTGAGACGACGCTTCGCGACAGCCTGAGCCGGCACCCTTTTCGCCTGCGGTTTGATCCTGTAGAAGCCCCGCATTGCCTTGCGGACTCCGGGAGTATCATGACCGCCATCACCGACATCATCGCCCGCGAAATTCTCGACAGCCGCGGCAATCCGACCGTCGAAGTCGACGTGATTCTGGAAGACGGCACCCTCGGCCGTGCTGCGGTACCGTCGGGCGCCTCGACCGGCGCCCACGAGGCCGTCGAACTCCGCGACAACGACAAGGGCCGCTATCTCGGCAAGGGCGTGCAGAAGGCGGTCCAGGCGGTCGACAACGAGATTTTCGACGCCATCGGCGGCATGGAGGCCGAGGACCAGGCCAAGATCGACGAGACGCTGATCGCGCTCGACGGCACGCCGAACAAGGCCCGTCTCGGCGCCAACGCCATCCTCGGCATCTCGCTGGCGGTCGCCAAGGCCGCGGCCGCGGCCAACCGCATGCCGCTCTACCGCTATGTCGGCGGCACCCAGGCGCGTGTCCTGCCGGTGCCGATGATGAACATCGTCAACGGCGGCGTGCATGCCGACAACCCGATCGACTTCCAGGAATTCATGATCATGCCGGTCGGCGCCGAGACCTTCTCGGAGGGCCTGCGCATGGGCGTCGAGGTGTTCCAGACCTTGAAGAAGCTCCTGCATGACGCCGGCCTCAACACCAATGTCGGCGACGAGGGTGGCTTCGCGCCGAATTTGCAATCGGCCGAAGAGGCGCTGGGCCTGGTCATGAAGGCCATCGAGCAGGCCGGCTACAAGCCCGGCGACCAGATCGTGATCGCGCTCGACCCTGCCTCAACCGAATTCTTCAAGAGCGGCTATTATGTCTATGAAGGCGAAGGAAAAACCCGCTCCAAGGAAGAGCAGGCGAAGTACCTTGCCGACCTGACGGCGCGCTACCCGATCGCCTCCATC
The Rhodoplanes sp. Z2-YC6860 genome window above contains:
- a CDS encoding VOC family protein, yielding MARAIDHIVHAVHDLDAAADLYRRLGFQVGARNTHPRDWGTQNHVIQLPGVYIELLAMADATEMAPHSPRFFSFGAFNRDFLKRGQGPSMLVLEGRGAPDVETFRAAGIGDFDLYEFQREGRRPDDTTVKLAFALAFASNKLAPDTGFFSILHRHPENFWNPVFQKHPNTATAIAGVVLVADNPSDHRAFLEAFAGPRGLVSGSSGISIKTHHGEIQVMRPGVFLDRFGTEPPTMERGARLAAIRFAFRDLDAATEQVKTAATISSSRMGYIALGPDNALGATLMFERI
- the kdsA gene encoding 3-deoxy-8-phosphooctulonate synthase, with amino-acid sequence MDASLLPNATVEVRSARFGNALPLSLIAGPCQMESRAHALEMATALKEIAARLKIGLVYKTSFDKANRTSAKSARGLGLDQALPVFAEIRSSLGLPVLTDVHEIEQCARAAQAVDVLQIPAFLCRQTDLLIAAASTDKTVNVKKGQFLAPWDMKNVVAKITGAGNRNVLVTERGASFGYNTLVSDMRALPILARDTGAPVIFDATHSVQQPGGQGTSSGGEREFVPVLARAAVAVGVAGVFIETHQDPDKAPSDGPNMVPLRDLEALLRRLIAFDKLAKSDDASQGKV
- a CDS encoding MFS transporter yields the protein MVVFAQTIFTRAVDPVIPMIATDLAIDVKTAALLSTAFAFPYALVQPLLGITADFLGKTRLMNICVLVMALASLVCAISSSFPVLVAMRVVAGLVAGGVFPVAMALVGDLVPINQRQVAIARLLGIALTANVLGASVAGVIGDLFGWRGVFAILGTFSLLVALSAFFAFRNFVQPKPQPFNRAAVAANFRDILSDPRAKFCFGAVFLEALFIHGLFPYIGLLLREIGETRASIAGLLIACFAIGGIGYSLTAQHVVARVSDRKLMLLGGTLAGSCLALMAFHFSWQVQIAIFTVFGLGFYLLHSCIQVHVTDLSQTARGAAASLHSSSFYFGQAIGPVVYGFGFAHGGPEPTILFGALVVFGVGIMCWRFLRRKT
- a CDS encoding MFS transporter; the encoded protein is MNRTFNIIGFLVFASSLSVRTIDPVVPQIAADLGISPTTAAMLTAGFAAYGLAQPVLGPIADAFGKARIMTICLLLLAVSSFLSAIVTDFWLLFALRVVSGAACGGSFPVAMAIISDLVPLAQRQVAIGRLLAATISGNLLGAAVSGVVADFIHWRSMFVGLGVISVAATLLGIYGLRDLPPSEPQPLDVRSVLARNRAIFAIRAARICYGTVALEALFLFGIFPYVSVLLAKSGEPRASIAGLVVAAFAVGGMVYSLSVRRLLQILGQKQIMMAGGLFAALGLAIVATSPPWQVQAVAFAVMGLGFYMLHASIQVYVTEFAPAARSSAVAFHTFSFFIGGGISPVAYGIGLERLGTGITLSIAAAAMVLIGIVSAQLLVKPRPT
- the queF gene encoding preQ(1) synthase; translated protein: MPRSPKSRKAQTSDGPLLLGRPVPQPASPEEAVLDRVPNPHPDTDYVSRFTAPEFTCMCPITGQPDFAHFVIDYAPGKWLLESKSLKLYLASFRNTGAFHEDCTVGIGKRIAGLLKPKWLRIGGYWYPRGGIPIDIYWQTGKLPGGVWVPDQGVPPYRGRG
- a CDS encoding TerB family tellurite resistance protein, translated to MGGLEHIQQARAQRRDAERKRKALESQRSAPMQAVDDPRDAALVLMLLIARNSDAPSREQYAAIEDHARRVFGFEHDLAERMTHARFVASRAESFEQAFGLFGNLFRARLTEAERRELVDMVEAIATLDGPSEPQRDAIDTLRRRFATA
- the eno gene encoding phosphopyruvate hydratase, with translation MTAITDIIAREILDSRGNPTVEVDVILEDGTLGRAAVPSGASTGAHEAVELRDNDKGRYLGKGVQKAVQAVDNEIFDAIGGMEAEDQAKIDETLIALDGTPNKARLGANAILGISLAVAKAAAAANRMPLYRYVGGTQARVLPVPMMNIVNGGVHADNPIDFQEFMIMPVGAETFSEGLRMGVEVFQTLKKLLHDAGLNTNVGDEGGFAPNLQSAEEALGLVMKAIEQAGYKPGDQIVIALDPASTEFFKSGYYVYEGEGKTRSKEEQAKYLADLTARYPIASIEDGMAEDDFDGWKLVTDMIGRTCQLVGDDLMVTNVERLNDCIKQGIGNSILVKVNQIGTLTEALAAVETAHKAGYTAVMSHRSGETEDSTIADLAVATNCGQIKTGSVARSDRTAKYNQLLRIEQELGAQARYLGKSALKAFRRGR